The following are encoded together in the Thunnus maccoyii chromosome 18, fThuMac1.1, whole genome shotgun sequence genome:
- the zmp:0000000896 gene encoding caspase recruitment domain-containing protein 10, whose amino-acid sequence MSGVTDWEEGGDIVHEEVRSYPSWSEERCEELWDRVEGVRHKLTRILNPAKLTPYLRQCKVIDEQDEDEVLNSTQYPLRISKAGRLLDILRGQGQRGLQAFMESLEFYHPEQYTQLTGEQPTQRCSLILDEEGPEGLTQFLLLEVRKLREQLRNSRMCERRLSQRCRMAEDERSRAERKAQELRHDRLQLERLRQDCESASRELGKLKDRHLEQAVKYSRALEEQGKASTRERELLTQVEELKSRLTEAEKQTIDSPGNTTPARRNSLLSNGGHGPPPALPEKPLHRIEIQKAESTGTQMKDSVPTTGVIALMDILQQDRREAAEQRQELCDIISRIQGELQSTEEYRDKLESHCEQLQLKVRTLQLDWETEQKRSMSYFNQVMELEKERDQALRSRDSLQLEYTDCLLDKNRLRKRIAELQANLEQQYRELERERERSREKMDQSSSCLHCSHLSLCSEDQCYGPCCSLGLDLSPQAKSTHRLLRKAPSRGQANDNSEDSRSNSEENLLSSAEDNEKEINRLSTFPFPPCMNSINRRFNTEFDLDSWGSDENDNITGEQSEPSLWDSWNSLHSHPFPPDLVNLPAVSTNVPNPSVPRIPPVSPSSSPPTSPKHGRASLADDVTIVGGNRTGIFVSHVRAGSTAEQCGLKEGSELLELERVLFGGGSVLLGQCTAEVAHFSLQWWTEPSSLKHQSNPEAYSELCSQISSPTFTGADSFYVRVNLSIEPLGDPPSLGVSCDDILHVTDTRYNGKYNWRCSLVDPRTAKHLQAGTMPNYNRAQQLLLVMLRKMALEQKDFKKKVFLKKTSSSVRLVKAADPSCRGINSTQQVLYTLSKRHGEHLIPYSLVQPVQVQTKRPVIFSPSLLSRGLIERLLQPAESGLNFNTCPPEPIQASERQDKRVFLLDSCTPEQALGIRLQSIQDVISQDKHCLLELGLPSVEGLLRQGIYPIVIHIRPKNKKHKKLRKFFPRCGDDGVMEEVCQAEELQLETLPLLYYTLEPNTWSCTEELLAAIRNAIISQQSAVAWIELDRLQ is encoded by the exons ATGAGCG GTGTCACAGattgggaggaggggggtgacATTGTTCATGAGGAAGTTCGATCTTATCCGTCTTGGTCAGAGGAGCGCTGCGAGGAGCTGTGGGATCGTGTGGAAGGAGTACGACACAAGCTCACACGTATCCTCAACCCGGCCAAACTCACCCCGTACCTGCGGCAGTGCAAAGTCATTGATGAACAGGATGAAGACGAGGTGCTCAACTCTACGCAGTACCCTCTGCGCATCAGCAAGGCCG GCCGGTTGCTGGACATTCTGCGTGGTCAGGGCCAGCGAGGTCTTCAGGCCTTCATGGAGTCACTGGAGTTTTACCACCCAGAGCAGTACACACAGCTGACTGGAGAACAACCAACACAGCGCTGCTCCCTCATACTGG ATGAGGAAGGTCCGGAGGGTTTGACCCAGTTCCTACTGCTGGAGGTGCGTAAACTGAGGGAGCAGCTTCGTAACAGCCGTATGTGTGAACGACGCCTGTCTCAGCGCTGTCGAATGGCGGAGGATGAACGCAGTCGCGCTGAACGTAAAGCTCAGGAGTTGCGTCATGACAGACTGCAGCTGGAGAG GCTGCGTCAAGACTGCGAGTCGGCCAGTCGAGAGCTGGGCAAGCTGAAAGACAGACACCTGGAGCAGGCTGTGAAGTACTCCAGAGCCCTGGAGGAGCAAGGCAAGGCCTCCACCCGTGAGAGAGAACTACTGACGCAG GTAGAAGAACTTAAGTCCAGGttgacagaggcagagaaacaaacaatcGATTCTCCGGGGAATACTACGCCAGCCAGAAGAAACAGTTTGCTCTCTAATGGCGGACATGGTCCTCCACCTGCTTTACCAGAAAAGCCGCTGCACCGTATTGAGATTCAGAAAGCTGAGAGTACAGGAACGCAGATGAAGGACTCAGTTCCTACCACTGGAGTCAta GCCCTGATGGATATCCTGCAGCAGGACCGCAGGGAGGCTGCAGAGCAGAGGCAGGAGCTCTGCGATATCATCTCCAGAATACAGGGGGAGCTACAGAGCACCGAGGAGTACAGGGACAAG CTGGAGTCGCATTGCGAGCAGCTACAGCTGAAGGTGAGGACTCTCCAGCTGGACTGGGAGACTGAGCAGAAGAGGAGCATGTCCTATTTTAACCAGGTCATGGAGCTAGAAAAGGAGAGGGACCAG GCTCTGCGTAGTCGGGACAGCCTGCAGTTGGAGTACACTGACTGTCTCCTGGATAAGAATCGTCTGCGTAAACGCATCGCAGAGCTGCAGGCCAACCTGGAGCAGCAGTACagggagctggagagagaaagggagaggagccGGGAGAAAATGGATCAGAGCAGCTCCTGTCTGCACTGC TCCCACCTGTCTCTGTGCAGTGAAGACCAGTGCTACGGCCCCTGCTGTTCCCTCGGCCTGGACCTGAGCCCCCAGGCCAAAAGCACCCACAGGCTGCTTAGAAAG GCGCCCTCTAGAGGCCAAGCCAATGACAACTCAGAGg ATTCTCGTTCCAACTCAGAGGAGAATCTGCTGTCGTCA GCAGAAGACaatgaaaaggaaataaatcGCCTCTCCACATTCCCCTTTCCTCCTTGTATGAACTCCATCAACCGACGATTCAACACAGA GTTTGACTTGGACTCCTGGGGCAGTGATGAGAATGATAACATAACAG GTGAGCAGAGTGAACCTTCTTTGTGGGATTCGTGGAACTCCCTACACTCTCATCCCTTCCCCCCTGACCTGGTCAACCTTCCCGCAGTCTCTACAAATGTCCCCAACCCCAGCGTTCCCAG GATACCCCCCGTCTCCCCGTCTTCAAGTCCCCCTACCTCACCAAAGCACGGAAGAGCCAGCCTAGCTGATGATGTTACAATAGTCGGAGGAAACCGAACGGGGATCTTTGTCAGCCATGTGAGAGCTGGTTCCACAGCGGAACAATGTGGACTGAAGGAGGGCAGcgagctgctggag CTGGAGCGGGTTCTGTTTGGTGGGGGAAGTGTACTGCTGGGCCAGTGCACTGCTGAGGTAGCCCACTTTTCTCTACAGTGGTGGACTGAGCCTTCATCACTCAAACACCAGAGCAACCCAGAGG CATACTCCGAGCTGTGCTCCCAGATCTCATCACCTACTTTCACGGGTGCTGACTCCTTCTATGTGCGTGTCAATCTCAGCATTGAGCCTCTCGGGGACCCACCATCTCTGGGTGTGTCTTGTGATGACATCTTACATGTCACAGACACAAGGTACAATGGGAAATACAACTGGCGCTGTTCGCTGGTGGACCCACGCACAGCCAAGCACCTGCAGGCAGGAACCATGCCCAACTATAACAG GGCACAGCAGTTGTTACTTGTAATGCTACGGAAAATGGCCCTGGAGCAAAAAGACTTCAAGAAGAAGGTG TTTTTGAAGAAAACATCTAGCAGTGTTCGATTGGTCAAGGCAGCAGACCCCAGTTGCCGTGGGATTAATTCCACACAGCAGGTCCTTTACACACTCAGCAAAC GTCACGGTGAGCACTTGATCCCGTACAGTTTAGTGCAGCCGGTGCAGGTTCAGACCAAGCGGCCAGTcattttctccccctcccttctGTCCCGCGGTCTCATAGAGAGACTGCTGCAACCCGCAGAGTCTGGTTTGAACTTCAACACCTGCCCACCAG AGCCTATTCAGGCTTCTGAGAGACAAGACAAAAGAGTATTCTTGCTGGATTCCTGCACTCCAGAGCAGGCTCTGGGCATACGGTTGCAGTCAATACAGGATGTCATCAGCCAG gACAAGCACTGTCTGCTAGAGCTGGGGCTGCCCAGTGTTGAGGGCTTGTTGAGACAGGGGATTTACCCTATCGTCATTCACATCCGCCCtaagaacaaaaaacacaagaagctGAG gaagtttttTCCACGGTGTGGGGACGATGGTGTGATGGAGGAGGTGTGCCAGGCCGAGGAGTTACAGCTTGAGACGCTGCCCTTGCTTTACTACACCTTGGAGCCCAACACCTGGAGCTGCACTGAAGAGCTGCTGGCAGCCATACGCAATGCCATCATTAGCCAGCAGAGTGCAGTAGCATGGATTGAACTGGATAGGCTGCAGTAG